GAACTAAAGGCACGAAAATACTGGTACCAGGTCAAAGAGATCAAGATCAAAGTGATCCTCCATAACCTAACGAAGGCAGTACAAACAGTCGTGATTGTCGTTGTCTGGAAGGAATTCAACAGAGCCGGAATCTCGCAAATAAATGCTGATATTCTTGGGGTGAAAGGAGTCGATCCCCTGAATGCCACGAGGTCACATCGCGTTTGCCCATATCCTGTCGAGGCCAGGGTATGTTTGATTAAAAACCGTCTTTTCTAAAAAGGAATGCTTTAGGGTACGATTTAAGATCCCAACTATTAAGCCATAATGATTTATTAGTGGGATTGCCTTATCATCTCCTATGCCATCTGGACGTCCGCAAGCATCTGATGAGAAAAATAGCGGCCTTAAAATCATCTTTGGCCATTCAGGGGCCGGTAAGACGACGTTGCTGAGAAAATGGGCAGATCGGCATGGTTACTCCTATCTCAATATCGGCTCCCTGGTGAGCCACCGAACGCTTGGATATTCACCTGCAGAACGGTCAAACGCCGTTCAACGTGTGTTTCTGGATGCAGTCGAGAGCGCAGAGGGAGACGTAGTCTTATGCGACAACATCGAACTCCTGTTTGCCCCTGAACTCTCTCTCGATCCCCTTCGTCTTCTCAAGCAGGCTGCCCGCAGGAAGGTGGTGGTTGCCGCGTGGGATGGGTCCTACGACGGCTCAACCCTCTCGTATGCGGTGCCGGGCCACGATGAATACCAAGCATACTCACACACCGACGTTTTGGGCGTCATTCTTCTTTCTGTTAACGAGGCGAGTGCCTAATGAAATATGGTGAACTTGTTCAATTTGATCCTATCGAAGATGTTGTACAGTTGCGGGAAGCCGACGACAGGCTCGAAGCCGAGCGCCTTGTCCGGACGTACGTGATCTCGGATGGTATGGCCGAGAAGATCACCTCCGGCCTGATCCCGTATCTTGAACTCAATACTACCCTCGACAAGAAAGGGCTCCTGATCGTCGGTAACTATGGTACCGGTAAATCACACCTGATGTCAGTGATCAGCGCGATTGCCGAGCACGCCGACCTTGCCGCCGGGGTCGGGAACGATGCAATCCGGGAGTCTTCAAAGAGCATCGCCGGCCAATTCGTCGTTATCAGGACGGAGATCGGTGCGGTCAGGCAATCTCTTCGGGATATCGTCTGCGGTGAACTCCAGAGG
The Methanoculleus thermophilus DNA segment above includes these coding regions:
- the brxF gene encoding BREX-3 system P-loop-containing protein BrxF, with the protein product MPSGRPQASDEKNSGLKIIFGHSGAGKTTLLRKWADRHGYSYLNIGSLVSHRTLGYSPAERSNAVQRVFLDAVESAEGDVVLCDNIELLFAPELSLDPLRLLKQAARRKVVVAAWDGSYDGSTLSYAVPGHDEYQAYSHTDVLGVILLSVNEASA